A single window of Anaerocolumna chitinilytica DNA harbors:
- a CDS encoding ThuA domain-containing protein, giving the protein MKKALIFQGGWDGHEPVLVSKRFADLLQKHDYEVKISDTLDCLADAEELKTLDLIVSCWTMGEIDHKYVVNLSEAVGSGVGLAGCHGGMCDSFRQNTEWQFITGGQWISHPGGDGIEYTVNICHGSSPITEGLEDFPVCSEHYYLHIDPAIEVLATTRFPSVNYYHISNKPVDMPVAWTKFWGNGRVFYTSLGHHDDVFEKSPQAQILMERGMLWAGEGKQYAIDHNLTTERFINNAKMY; this is encoded by the coding sequence ATGAAGAAAGCATTAATATTTCAGGGAGGCTGGGATGGACATGAACCGGTATTGGTATCAAAACGGTTTGCAGACCTCCTGCAAAAACACGATTACGAAGTCAAGATCAGTGATACTCTGGATTGCCTTGCAGATGCTGAGGAACTTAAGACCCTTGACTTGATTGTTTCCTGCTGGACAATGGGAGAAATCGACCATAAGTATGTAGTAAATTTATCGGAAGCTGTTGGCAGCGGTGTTGGTCTGGCAGGTTGTCACGGCGGCATGTGCGATTCTTTCCGTCAGAATACGGAGTGGCAGTTTATTACCGGCGGCCAGTGGATCAGCCATCCGGGAGGCGATGGTATTGAATATACCGTTAATATCTGCCACGGCTCCAGTCCTATTACTGAAGGTCTTGAAGATTTCCCTGTATGCAGTGAACATTACTACTTACATATAGATCCCGCAATTGAAGTTCTGGCAACCACCCGTTTTCCGTCGGTTAACTATTATCATATTTCCAACAAACCTGTGGATATGCCGGTGGCCTGGACAAAATTCTGGGGGAACGGCAGGGTATTCTACACTTCCCTTGGGCATCACGATGACGTCTTTGAGAAATCTCCCCAGGCTCAAATCTTAATGGAACGAGGCATGCTCTGGGCTGGAGAAGGCAAGCAGTATGCCATCGATCATAACCTTACTACCGAACGCTTCATCAATAACGCAAAAATGTATTAA